One window of the Mixophyes fleayi isolate aMixFle1 chromosome 6, aMixFle1.hap1, whole genome shotgun sequence genome contains the following:
- the NDUFS8 gene encoding NADH dehydrogenase [ubiquinone] iron-sulfur protein 8, mitochondrial, with amino-acid sequence MLGARLIYNAAKQAGPPCSRTLARPFSLAPQMQSFKYVNAREEAQDLKSVTDRAAQTLLWTELLRGLGMTFSYLFREPATINYPFEKGPLSPRFRGEHALRRYPSGEERCIACKLCEAICPAQAITIEAEPRADGSRRTTRYDIDMTKCIYCGFCQEACPVDAIVEGPNFEFSTETHEELLYNKEKLLNNGDKWEAEIGANIQADFLYR; translated from the exons ATGTTGGGAGCTCGCCTCATTTACAATGCTGCCAAGCAAGCAG GTCCCCCATGCTCTCGGACACTGGCCAGGCCTTTTAGTCTGGCACCTCAAATGCAATCATTCA AGTACGTAAATGCCAGAGAAGAGGCGCAAGACTTGAAGTCTGTGACTGATCGAGCTGCCCAGACTCTTCTATGGACTGAATTGTTGAGAG gCCTAGGAATGACCTTCAGTTACTTGTTCCGGGAGCCAGCCACTATTAATTACCCTTTTGAGAAGGGCCCATTAAGCCCTCGGTTCCGTGGTGAGCATGCACTGCGCAGGTATCCGTCTGGAGAGGAGCGCTGCATCGCATGCAAACTCTGTGAAGCCATCTGCCCTGCCCAG GCCATAACGATTGAGGCTGAACCACGTGCAGATGGAAGCCGACGgaccacaagatatgacatcgaCATGACCAAGTGTATTTACTGTGGCTTCTGTCAAGAGGCGTGCCCAGTGGATGCAATTGTGGAG GGTCCCAATTTTGAGTTCAGCACAGAAACACACGAGGAACTTCTGTACAACAAAGAAAAACTCTTAAACAACGGTGATAAGTGGGAGGCCGAGATTGGTGCAAACATCCAGGCTGACTTTCTCTATCGCTGA